The Arcobacter porcinus sequence GATTGAATCTAATCTTTTGGGAGATAGTTTAAATGCTCCTGTAAATATATTAAAAAGAACAATAAACGCTCCTGTAGATATATTTAATAACTTTATAAAGAATAATGATAAGAAAGAGTAAAAAATTAAGAAAGAGTAAAACTACTCATTTCTTAATACATCAATTACATCAATATTTGTAGCTTTTTTTGCTGGATAATATGAAGATAGAAATACTATTATAATAGCTCCAATAATAATTGAAATAAAATCACTCATAGCTAAATCTAAAGGCAATTTTGCACTTCCATAAACATCTGCTGGAAGAGAAACTATATCAAAAGTATCAAGCAAGAAATAACCAATAAATCCTAAAATAATACCTAAAATAATTCCACCAAAACCAATAGTAATTCCAACTCTTAAGAAAATAGATTTAATCTCTTTAGAACTAGCTCCCATTGATAAAAGTAGGGCAATCTCTTTTCTTCTACTCATAACAGTCATTAAAAGTGAAGATATAATATTTAGTGATGCTACAAGAATAATTAACATTAAAACTATAAAAAGAGCTGTTTTTTCCATCTTCATAGCAGCAAAGAAATTACCATTTTGTTGCCACCAACCAACAACTCCAGCATCACTAAAATGCCCTAAAAACTCTCTTATTTTTTCAATATCTTTAAAAGCATCATTTGAATGAATATGAATACCATCATAAATATTCTTATCTTTGTTTAATAAAGTTTGTAAAGCCTCAATTGATGTGTACATATAAGCTTTGTCATAAGCACTTAAGCCTGAACTAAAAGAGCTAATATAATCAAATCTTTTCATTTTTGGCATCATTGAAAAACCAGCTGCATTTAACTCTGTAAAATACATAGTAACTTTGCTATCTTCAAATAGATATAACTTATCTTTTATTCCAATACCTGTGATTAAATCATATTTATTTGGTTTTAAATTTTTTAAGGCATCTTTATAAATTGGATTAATCTCTTTTTCTAAATTTGCATCAACTCCAAAAACAACTCCACCACTAATATTATCACTGCTTTGTATAATAGCTTGAGTTGAGATAAATGGTGAAAATTTTAAATCTTTAAACTCTTTTTGTAAAGATATTAATAGATTTGTATCAACAGCATTTGAAGTTTTTCCATAAATAGTAAGTGGATAATTCATTGTAAAAAGTTTTTTTTCAAACTCTTTTGATGTTCCATTCATAATTGCCATTGATAAAATAAGTACCATAACACCAATAGCAACACCAACAAATGCCAAAATAGCACTTATTGATATAAATGGATTTTTCTTATCAAATTTAAGATATTTTTTTACAATAAAGTTTATAAGTTTTTTATTCAAATTAGTTTCCTACTACTAATCCTCTTTTAGGACCACTTTTACCACAACATTGTTTATATTTTAGACCACTTCCACAAGGACAAGGTTCAT is a genomic window containing:
- a CDS encoding ABC transporter permease, which produces MNKKLINFIVKKYLKFDKKNPFISISAILAFVGVAIGVMVLILSMAIMNGTSKEFEKKLFTMNYPLTIYGKTSNAVDTNLLISLQKEFKDLKFSPFISTQAIIQSSDNISGGVVFGVDANLEKEINPIYKDALKNLKPNKYDLITGIGIKDKLYLFEDSKVTMYFTELNAAGFSMMPKMKRFDYISSFSSGLSAYDKAYMYTSIEALQTLLNKDKNIYDGIHIHSNDAFKDIEKIREFLGHFSDAGVVGWWQQNGNFFAAMKMEKTALFIVLMLIILVASLNIISSLLMTVMSRRKEIALLLSMGASSKEIKSIFLRVGITIGFGGIILGIILGFIGYFLLDTFDIVSLPADVYGSAKLPLDLAMSDFISIIIGAIIIVFLSSYYPAKKATNIDVIDVLRNE